AGGGCCATCACTTCAGACCTCATCCAATGAGGACCGTCAAGATGACTCAAGCGTGTAATCTATCTCTCTACAAATCGCGAGAAAAAAATGCCTCTCTTTGTCCTGAACCCATAACTGAGGGTTTACTTTTCCTAAATTCTCTTGATTGCTTTCTGTAATTATATTAAGCTAAAATTTGATTTATTGTTGGGCAACTGAAACGGCATCAAGAGTAGAAGGCTATCCATCTTTTGTGAAAACAGTGTTGTATCTAACTTGTATTATTACAAGACAGATATTTGAATGACAACAAATAATCAACTTGATTTTAGGAAACTATAATTAGAGACGCTAATATATTTTCATTATTAACGACTAATTCGCGTTATAAATTTGTGGAATCATTTTTGTCTTACGAGATGATCGAAGAATCTAGACGCTTCGGTATCTTGGTGCGTCGTTACGATCTGTTAGGAGAAGATCATGATTTAATGATCGAAGCAATCCGGTCTGATTCTCCTGATTTAGCCATAGTAAGAATACCTACTGTCCGGACAGACCTGATAAGGAAACTCCAGTCGCTTTTTAGTGATGTAGTGATTGGAGACTGCTTGGTCGTTTATGAACGAGACAATTTTAAGTTGGGGATACCAGGAAGTCTTAGGAATGCTGGATTCAGATTGAAAGAATCAGATAGTGGCGACGTCAAGACCCTGGACCATATGAATGCATCTGTTTTCAATGGGTATCGTAACCACTATTCGGCTAACCCCAGGCTAGAGAGATTTGATTTAGTTGAGGCATACAGCGAATGGACTCGATCTCACGTTGACAGCCCCCCTTGTAAATGCTTTCTGGCGCTGTTGGATAATGATCCCTGCGCTTTCTGTGCCGTGAGAATTGACCATCCTAGATCTATGATCGATTTGAACGGAGTGATGCCTGAGTTCAGAGGACGCGGCATATATAGCGACTTACTCAAATCGATAATCAAGATTTTTATTGATGAAGGATGTTCTTATGTGACCATTTCTACTCAGGTTCAAAACCTCGCCGTTCAGCGAGTCTGGGTCAAAGAAGGTTTTTTTATGGTCGGTTCATATTTTACCGTGCATTTGAATATTACCTAGTCAATTAGAAAATTTCAGGCCATGAATTTATTAAATATGCTCTACAACTTGCCGTCTATTTCAAATTTAAGATGCAAATCGGTATTGGTACATCGATGTCATATTGCATTAGGGGTATCTCGGTAGTAGTCCCGGTTTACAACAGCGAATCTGTCTTGAAGAGTCTTCTTGATAGGTTACATCCTGTTCTTGAGTCAACTGGCCGCTTATATGAAGTTATATTGGTAAATGATGGGAGTTCGGACAAAAGCTGGCCTATGATCCAAGCTGAATGCGCTTCAGAAGATTGGATCAGGGGCATAAATCTTATGAGGAATTACGGTCAACACAGCGCCCTGCTGTGCGGCATTAGGGCTGCCAGGTACGACATCACCGTGACAATGGATGATGATCTGCAAAACCCACCGGAAGAGATCCCGAGGCTTCTCATGGCCTTGGGCAATTATTGTGACGTAGTCTATGGCGTTACCCACGAACCGCACCACGGAACATTGCGCAAGCTCGCTTCCATTTCCGTAAAATTCTTTATTAAAAAGGCCCTAGGAGCTGCAATACCCTATAAGGCCAGCTCGTTCCGAGTTTTTCGTACCCAATTACGAGAGACGTTTAAAGATTATAGCGGCCCAGATGTATCTATAGATGTTTTGCTAACATGGGGGGCCCGGAATCTGTCATCTTTATCTGTCCGCCAGGATCGGCGCTTGGCTGGACGTTCCAATTATACTTTCGCTGCACTAGTAGGTCACGCATTAAACATGATCACTGGTTTTAGCAGCCTGCCGCTCAGACTTGCTAGTTTATTAGGTTTTGCTTTCATGTTGTTCGGGATTGCCGTATTGATTTATGTTCTCGGCCGTTACTTCATTCAAGGCGCCATTGTGCCTGGCTTTGCGTTTATAGCCTCAATAATTTCGATATTTGCGGGAGTTCAATTATTTTCATTGGGGATCATTGGAGAGTATATTGCCCGAATACACTTTCGTACCATGGACCGGCCACCATATTCTATCCGCGAAGAATCGTCTCCACGTAGCAAACCTTGCTTATCCTCCATGGATGGTTCACACGGGGATTCTTAGGCGCTTGTTCAAGAAATGATCGGAATCAACTAGCTATTTCAGTCTATTTTAGCCAAGAGGTAGAAATGCTTGACCCGCTGAGCGAGATACCTTTTAACAAACCTTCAATAGTTGGTAATGAAATATATTATATGGCTCAAGCTGTGATAAAAAACGGTCACATCTCGGGAAATGGGCCCTTCACAAAAAAATGTGAGCAATGGTTGGAAGATAAGTTGGGATGTCGGAGAGCCCTTCTGACACATTCGTGTACCGCAGCCCTCGAGATGGCGGCTATGCTGTGCGAAATTAAGCATGGTGACGAGGTGATTTTGCCATCGTTCACTTTTGTATCAACCGCAAATGCGATTGTGTTAAGGGGGGGGGTCCCTGTTTTTGTTGATATCCGTCGAGACACGCTAAACATAAATGAAAATTTTATCGAGAAAGCCATAAACTCTCGAACTAAGGCCATTGTGCCTGTTCATTATGGCGGGGCTCCGTGTGACATGGCTACCATAATGAGCATTGCCCATAAGCATGATCTTTGGGTTATCGAAGATGCAGCTCAGGGGCTTCTCTCGTCGTATCAAGATCAAAAAATCGGTACAGTGGGCCATATCGGCTGCCTGAGCTTTCACGAGACCAAAAATGTGATTAGTGGAGAGGGGGGGGCTCTACTGATTAACGATGAGCGTTTTATTGAAAGAGCGGAAATAATAAGAGAGAAAGGTACAAATCGGACTCAATACTTTCGGGGCCAGGTCGACAAATACACATGGTTAGATATTGGGTCTTCCTATCTTCCCAGTGACCTAATTGCGGCCTTTCTTTTTGCTCAGCTTCAAGAATGTGGTCGGTTGGTGGAGGCCAGGAGAAAACTAGCGGAATATTACGGGCAGGCATTACTCCCTTTGGCAGAGAAAGGTTTTTTTGAATTACCTTCATCTGAAAGAGTTTTTGCCGGAAACGGGCACATTTATTATATTTTAGTCGGCTCACTTGGTGAGAGAGATCAGCTTATCAAGTTTTTGAAAAAGAGACGGATAGCCACTGTTTTTCATTATGTTCCTCTTCATTCCTCTCCTGCTGGGCTGAAATACGGGCGCGTTTCCGGAACTATGGACGTCACCAATGATGTTAGTGACCGCCTCCTGCGATTGCCGCTCTACTACGAAATGACTTCGGAAGCAGTGAATAGGGTGGTCCAAAGTATTACTAACTTTTATAAGACGGTGGGGCGGAAAGAAAAGGCCTCCGCTTGAAATCGCTCATTGTGAGCAGAGTAACATTATCCGTTGTCTACTATGCAGCTCTTGACTGGCCTGCTCGTGTAATTTAAGCACTTGTGAACCCAATCATGATCAAGACAAAAAAATACTTCATCTTCGGGGCTGTTTTCTTTGGACTTTATATTGTTGGGTTGGTTCTGATACTGACCTATGTTTTTCCTGTTCGCCCTAGATTCGCTTCCATCTTGTGCTCAATATGGGATGTCGTAACGCTGTTACCATCTACATTATTCTTTTCTATTTGGCTCATCTCGACTTTTTCAGGCAGATTCAATAAATCAATCGACAATCTTTCTAAGCTGTCAATTGGCAATAAGACAGTGATAGTTTGTTTGACGCTTTCCGCTGTGATCATAA
The window above is part of the Desulfomonilaceae bacterium genome. Proteins encoded here:
- a CDS encoding GNAT family N-acetyltransferase; the protein is MSYEMIEESRRFGILVRRYDLLGEDHDLMIEAIRSDSPDLAIVRIPTVRTDLIRKLQSLFSDVVIGDCLVVYERDNFKLGIPGSLRNAGFRLKESDSGDVKTLDHMNASVFNGYRNHYSANPRLERFDLVEAYSEWTRSHVDSPPCKCFLALLDNDPCAFCAVRIDHPRSMIDLNGVMPEFRGRGIYSDLLKSIIKIFIDEGCSYVTISTQVQNLAVQRVWVKEGFFMVGSYFTVHLNIT
- the rffA gene encoding dTDP-4-amino-4,6-dideoxygalactose transaminase; translated protein: MLDPLSEIPFNKPSIVGNEIYYMAQAVIKNGHISGNGPFTKKCEQWLEDKLGCRRALLTHSCTAALEMAAMLCEIKHGDEVILPSFTFVSTANAIVLRGGVPVFVDIRRDTLNINENFIEKAINSRTKAIVPVHYGGAPCDMATIMSIAHKHDLWVIEDAAQGLLSSYQDQKIGTVGHIGCLSFHETKNVISGEGGALLINDERFIERAEIIREKGTNRTQYFRGQVDKYTWLDIGSSYLPSDLIAAFLFAQLQECGRLVEARRKLAEYYGQALLPLAEKGFFELPSSERVFAGNGHIYYILVGSLGERDQLIKFLKKRRIATVFHYVPLHSSPAGLKYGRVSGTMDVTNDVSDRLLRLPLYYEMTSEAVNRVVQSITNFYKTVGRKEKASA
- a CDS encoding glycosyltransferase family 2 protein — protein: MSYCIRGISVVVPVYNSESVLKSLLDRLHPVLESTGRLYEVILVNDGSSDKSWPMIQAECASEDWIRGINLMRNYGQHSALLCGIRAARYDITVTMDDDLQNPPEEIPRLLMALGNYCDVVYGVTHEPHHGTLRKLASISVKFFIKKALGAAIPYKASSFRVFRTQLRETFKDYSGPDVSIDVLLTWGARNLSSLSVRQDRRLAGRSNYTFAALVGHALNMITGFSSLPLRLASLLGFAFMLFGIAVLIYVLGRYFIQGAIVPGFAFIASIISIFAGVQLFSLGIIGEYIARIHFRTMDRPPYSIREESSPRSKPCLSSMDGSHGDS